CCGCAAACGCCGTCGGGAAACGGTTTTCGAACCAGTTGGTGAGCTTGGCGCCCACCGGCGCGTTGGGGGAGATTTCCTTGAATTCAGCCATGTCCGCCTCTTACGCCTTCTTGTCCTCACCGACCAGCAGCTTGGTGTCTGCCAGGTACATGTAGGGGGGCACTTCCAGGTTGTCGGGTGCCGGCTTGTTCTTGAACACGCGACCCGCCAGGTCGAACGTGGACCCGTGGCAGGGGCAGAAGAAGCCGCCCTCCCAGTTGTCAGGCAGCGAAGGCTGCGCACCGGTCTGGAACTTGTCCACGGGCGAGCAGCCCAGGTGCGTGCAGATGCCCACGACCACCAGCACTTCGGGGTGGTCGGCGCGCGAACGCGCTTCGTTCTTGGCGTATTCGGGAATAGGGAAGGCCTTGCGGTCGGAATTGGGGTCGGCCACTTCCGAGTCGGTCTTCTTGAGCGACGCCATCATCTCGGGCGTGCGGCGCAGGATCCACACAGGCTTGCCACGCCATTCCACCGTCATCTTTTCGCCCGGCTTGAGGGCGGCGATGTCCACCTCGACGGCGGCACCGGCGGCCTTGGCTCGCTCAGAGGGGCTGAAGCTGCTGACGAAGGGGGTGGCCAGGCCCACGGCACCGGCGGCACCGGCGCAACCCGAGGCAATCAACCAGGTACGCTTACTGCTGTCTAGGGGCGCGGGAGTGAAGGTGCTGGACGTTGCGTCGCTCATGGCTGTCCTCTGCGGGTGTTTCTTGTACTCGAATCAACCGCGGATTGTAGCGGAGCGAAACAGCCGCGCCGACGCACGCAGCAGGCGGTTGACAGGGATCAAGCCGTGGCAATACTGGCGGCCGTTATCAACTTAACTACCCGAAGCGGGAGGTACCTATGGGCATGATGCAAGAGTTTCGAGAGTTCGCGGTCAAGGGCAATGCCATTGACTTGGCGGTGGGCGTGATCATCGGCGGGGCGTTCGGCAAGATTGTCGATTCCATCGTCGGCGACCTGATCATGCCGTTGGTCAGCAAGCTGATCGGCGGGCTGGATTTCTCCAGTTACTACATCCCGTTGGCTGGCCAGGCCGCGGGCTTGTCGCTGGAAGCGGCCAAAAAGGGCGGCGCCGTGTTCGCCTATGGCAATTTCATCACCATCCTGGTGAACTTCGTCCTGCTGGCCTTCATCATCTTCATGCTGGTCAAGCAGCTCA
This genomic interval from Ottowia oryzae contains the following:
- the petA gene encoding ubiquinol-cytochrome c reductase iron-sulfur subunit, whose product is MSDATSSTFTPAPLDSSKRTWLIASGCAGAAGAVGLATPFVSSFSPSERAKAAGAAVEVDIAALKPGEKMTVEWRGKPVWILRRTPEMMASLKKTDSEVADPNSDRKAFPIPEYAKNEARSRADHPEVLVVVGICTHLGCSPVDKFQTGAQPSLPDNWEGGFFCPCHGSTFDLAGRVFKNKPAPDNLEVPPYMYLADTKLLVGEDKKA
- the mscL gene encoding large conductance mechanosensitive channel protein MscL, which gives rise to MGMMQEFREFAVKGNAIDLAVGVIIGGAFGKIVDSIVGDLIMPLVSKLIGGLDFSSYYIPLAGQAAGLSLEAAKKGGAVFAYGNFITILVNFVLLAFIIFMLVKQLNRLKKEEPAKAPEAPPEEVTLLREIRDSLKR